A single genomic interval of Rhizophagus irregularis chromosome 15, complete sequence harbors:
- a CDS encoding uncharacterized protein (SECRETED:cutsite_SLS-EK; SECRETED:prob_0.8304); SECRETED:SignalP(1-22) → MILLIYFIIIIGLSCLTPMSLSEKCLDYLSPLNGETKIVDCPMVSSNDKRQTQPTLDNMFAVDFSCLIDDSVLCDKVEKVFVTAGKFITATLNLKAVVSVDAQFLNFCTTYGYCDKGKTTLGSAGPARLLPYQGPTDDKVRLYPQALYKQMNLPEHPQFKKNEILAMFNSNVSYWFEGDPLPMPKRRVDILYVVVHELIHGLGFSTAWNNNVGEALIPLIGPSFTTPTSTPEGFPVAANGQFLESIFDKYIILLPSGKPLTSITDELNKFPINMEMQETEFINSFIASPQFPFSQEVYKSAITQGAMSFRLTKDDDFILETSIVPFAQGSSIAHADLQTYLSTSDFLMMFTYPPRSTLGQMMSKAGSANTTGPIGPKLRLLFEILGYEVKKDYVPPVILSSYKDDGNDSFSIISNISFNLTLFLICILLTFNYNSYI, encoded by the exons atgattttattaatttattttatcattataataggGTTATCATGTTTAACACCAATGTCATTATCAGAAAAATGTCTGGATTATTTAAGCCCATTAAATGGTGAAACCAAAATTGTTGATTGTCCAATGGTATCATCTAATGATAAAAGACAAACACAACCAACGTTGGACAATATGTTTGCTGTTGATTTTAGTTGTTTAATCGACGATTCGGTATTATGTGACAAAGTTGAAAAAGTATTTGTTACGGCAGGTAAATTTATAACAGcaacattaaatttaaaagcaGTTGTAAGTGTTGATgcacaatttttaaatttttgtacgACATATGGATATTGTGACAAGGGAAAAACAACATTAGGATCAGCGGGACCAGCAAGATTACTTCCATATCAAGGTCCTACAGATGATAAAGTAAGATTATATCCACAAGcattatataaacaaatgaATTTACCGGAACATCcgcaatttaaaaaaaatgaaattttggcAATGTTTAATTCAAATGTAAGTTATTGGTTTGAAGGAGATCCGTTACCCATGCCAAAAAGACGAGTCGACATTTTATACGTTGTTGTTCATGAATTGATACACGGATTAGGGTTTTCGACCGCTTGGAATAATAATGTGGGTGAGGCATTAATACCTCTTATCGGACCTTCATTTACCACACCTACATCTACACCCGAAGGATTTCCTGTCGCTGCTAATGGACAATTCTTAGAATCAATATTCGATAAATACATAATTCTATTACCAAGCGGAAAGCCACTTACATCTATAACTGAtgagttaaataaatttccgaTTAATATGGAGATGCAGGAAACTGAATTTATTAACTCATTTATTGCTTCACCGCAATTTCCATTTTCTCAAGAAGTGTATAAAAGTGCCATTACGCAAGGTGCAATGAGTTTTCGATTAACTaaagatgatgattttatattagaaactAGCATAGTTCCTTTTGCTCAAGGTTCAAGTATCGCTCATGCAGATCTTCAAACTTATTTGAGTACTAGTGATTTCTTAATGATGTTTACATATCCTCCAAGATCTACTCTTGGTCAAATGATGTCTAAAGCTGGTAGTGCTAACACCACTGGTCCAATAGGTCCAAAATTAAGACTTCTTTTTGAAATACTGGg gtatgaAGTCAAAAAAGATTATGTTCCTCCAGTTATATTATCTAGTTACAAAGATGATGGGAACGattctttttcaattattagtaatattagttttaatttaacattatttttaatttgtatattattaacttttaattataatagttatatataa
- a CDS encoding uncharacterized protein (SECRETED:cutsite_TLS-QK; SECRETED:prob_0.9307); SECRETED:SignalP(1-24) — protein sequence MKILSKISFIFLIGLICLTQLTLSQKCLEYLRPVYRYETKVIDCPMVSTNDKRQSIPTSNDLMFIINFKCLTNDKITCGKVENVLITAGKFITATLNLKTAITVDAQFLNYCLTYGDCDQEKVILGSTRPARMIPIQDTDGKVRLYPQALLKQLELPEHPQYGPSDIITSFNSDTNFWFEGDPLYTLKDNSDMLYVVVHELIHGLGFTTAWRDYFNIQAITPVPGYFSTDTKGQFFEFGFDKNLVLLPSGKSLTSIADELNKFPIKLDITNNEFISSFLKSPQFPIAKNLYKNAVTHGTIGFLITPNLQPNTPITQDDVILLETSLNPFLRGSSLAHVDAQTYFDSSDFLMMYSYPKISLGQMMFNVGSTNTTGPIGPKLRLLLGTLGYEVKKDYIPPVKLSNLQSNNEIQASKTSIPSNTIKPQPSADTNNIEKNDSSLVNFNFLLSIICILLSFTYSIYSKY from the exons atgaaaattttatcaaaaatttctttcattttcctAATCGgattaatttgtttaacaCAATTAACTTTATCACAAAAATGTCTAGAATATTTAAGACCAGTTTATCGATATGAAACTAAAGTTATTGATTGTCCAATGGTATCAACCAATGATAAACGACAATCAATTCCAACGTCGAATGActtaatgtttattataaattttaaatgtttaactAATGATAAGATAACGTGTGGTAAAgttgaaaatgtattaattacAGCAGGAAAATTTATAACAGCAACATTAAACCTGAAAACAGCTATAACTGTTGATGcccaatttttaaattattgctTAACATATGGAGATTGTGATCAAGAAAAAGTGATATTAGGATCAACAAGGCCAGCAAGGATGATTCCAATTCAAGATACGGATGGTAAAGTAAGATTATATCCACAAGCATTATTGAAACAATTAGAATTACCAGAACATCCACAATATGGTCCAAGTGATATTATAACATCATTCAATTCAGATACGAATTTTTGGTTTGAAGGGGATCCATTATATACATTAAAAGACAATTCTGATATGTTATATGTTGTAGTTCATGAATTGATTCATGGTTTAGGATTTACAACTGCATGGAgggattattttaatatacaagCAATAACACCTGTTCCCGGGTATTTTTCAACTGATACTAAAGgacaattttttgaatttggatttgataaaaatttagtattattaccgAGCGGAAAATCACTTACATCTATCGCAgacgaattaaataaatttccgattaaattagatattactaataatgaaTTCATTAGTTCATTTTTGAAATCACCACAATTTCCTAtagcaaaaaatttatataaaaatgctgtTACGCATGGTACAATTGGTTTTTTAATTACACCAAATTTACAACCTAATACTCCAATAACTCAAGACGATGTCATTTTATTAGAAACTAGTTTAAATCCTTTTCTACGTGGTTCAAGTCTTGCACATGTTGATGCTCAAACTTATTTTGATAGTAGTGATTTTTTGATGATGTATAGTTACCCAAAAATATCTCTTGGACAAATGATGTTTAATGTAGGCAGCACTAATACTACTGGTCCAATTGGCCCTAAATTAAGGCTTCTTTTGGGAACTTTAGG ttatgaagttaaaaaagattatattccTCCAGTTAAATTATCTAACTTACAATCTAACAATGAGATCCAGGCTTCCAAAACATCTATTCCTTCTAATACAATTAAACCTCAGCCATCTGCTGatactaataatattgaaaagaaCGATTCTTCTCTcgttaatttcaattttttattatcaataatttgtatattattatcttttacgtatagtatttattcaaaatattag